The genomic stretch CACCAAGGTACATGTTACAGCATTGGTCTGTTTGGAGCTCTGGAAATCCTGTGCTTGGGGGAAGACAAGGCCACCCCCAATTCCCACTTATATCTCTTGCTGCCAATCAAAGTTTGGGCTTAAAAGTAAgcaagaggacttccctggtggcacagtggttgagaatctgcctgccaaggcaggggacacaggctcgagccctggtctgggaaaatcccacatgccgtggagcaactaggcccgtgagccagaactactgagcctgcgcgtctggagcctgtgctctgcaacaagagaggccgcgacagtgagaggccagggcacagcgatgaagagtggcccccgcttgccacaactagagaaagccctcgcacagaaacaaagacccaacacagtcaaaaataaataaataataataataacaaaccctacaaaaaaaaaaagtaagcaagaAACTATCTGGGGACCATTGCTCCAGAGTGGGGTGGACCTGTGGCTCTGTCTGTGCCTTGGTCCTGAACTATGCATCTGACCTCATCTGCCTCAGCTCTGCGCCCAAAACTtagggacttttaaaaatttttccacaaATGAAGTGGGGATGGGAAGTGTGTTTAAACTTTTAATGAGCCCCCTGGTGTCGCAGAATATCCCTTGGCTTATTCAATAATGAAACCTGGAATTGACTCCCAGGGAATGTTATGTTAGTGGAGTTTGGCAGGCTGTGCAGGGCAGGtgttttcatctctctgtgtcCCCTAGGAAGGATGCTCAGGGACCTTGTTTGATGAGAGCactggggtggggctggatgtGGCAGGTTCAGTTGAGATCTATCAAGTGCCTGCTATGCGAGACCCGTTACATCCTTTCAACTCAATTTCTAgggatttcttttttgctttttgtgggtttttttggtttcttttcttaaacAGAGACAAGCTGACTGCCAGTGAGAATTGTTAATTTCTCTCCACAATCTTAAAAGAGattaatagccaagacatggataaCTTGGTGCTTCAGGGCAATGTTTCACATCAGAGAGAcgcaggttcaaatcctggcccatCCAATTTCTTGCTATGTGATACTCGTGAAGCGAATTAACTACTCTGAACCTCTATCTCAAATGGGGAGTCTAATATTAACAGtacctcaccttaaataccatcttcagctcaAGATAAAGAGAATGTTGGGGGTAGTGTTTTGGAACTTCAAAGGGAaagaaggcaattcacatgaagttggaaaagcaaatgttgggtaaacaaatatttgctgggcCAAGCAGAGACAATGGGACCCAAGGTGAACTCTGATCTCTAGGCCCTTTTTTGTTTCCCCCACTACACCTGGGCCATATTCTTTGCAGCTATatctggtgatagctctattccAGGGACAAGCCCTTTACCTCAATGTATTCAGGGTGGAAACATGTATGAGATAATCACATAGAGAAAATACGATTCAATGATTCCTACCTGTTACAGGACACTTTGTCAGGTAACATTAAACCTGGAATCTGTTCTTCTCCTACCAGAAACCAGGGTGGTCTAATTACTCCCATCACCATCAACCCATACggcaaagagaaatagaagacGTAAGGCCTCCACCCTCCTCTAGGTAGCAACAGGTAGCTACAACACAAATTTTGTGAGGCTACAAAAGACTAAGCCAGATTACATCAGAGGAAAGCAAAGAACCCTAAATTTCAGCATTGCACAAATCTGTGCAATAGCAGTTAGAAACACTAATAAGCAGACTCAGAAAAAGCCAAGGAAACCTCCACATTTCAAGTGTGAATCTTGAGCAggtgcagagagacagagaggtctCTATAGTTAGGTCAAGGAACGAAGTCTCACCATGAGAAATCAGCTGCTGTATTAGAGACTGACATGGCACATGCACCATTGGGGAACTCTTTGATGAACCACAATAATGAGTGCAGAGCTTAGGGTGAAGGTGTATCCCGTGGTCCTTCTGGTTTAATGATCCTCCATAGGCATGAGGGGAGATTTAAGGTTGACTATACCTCATAGTACTtataatttgttgaaaatatgTGTATTCAAGAGCATGACAAATACTGtaacatcacttatatgtagaatctaaaaaaggtaaactcataaaaacagagagcaGAATGGTGATCCCCAGGACTGAGGGGTGGGGAATTGAGGAGTTGTTTTTTAAGGGCACAGATTTGTAACCAGTGGATAAATAAGACCTGCAGGTCTAATGCAGAGCCAGTAATTATAGACAATAATGCTGTATTATAAATTTCAATGCTGATAAGacactagatcttaattgttcccaccacaaaaaaagataattatgtgatgtgatagaggtgtGAGCTAACCCTACAGTGGTAATCATACTTCAATACATAAAGGTATCACATCagcacattgtacaccttaaatttacacaatgttatatgtcaattataactcattttttaaaagtttccttgaCAAATTTGAATTGTTTCAgacacagttattttaaaatagcaatttaTAATGCTTAATGGACATTAGTCTATGGTGATATTGTTGTATGCAAcaacatatataattaaaatgcacagcaattaattatttaaattagccaaagttgaaaaaaaagaaagtatgtgtATTCATGTTTGAGTAGTAACTATACATCATTTGTCCTAAAGTTGAATCCAGTCTTTATAAATTGAGCAGTAAAACATCTCATGTTAACGTGAAGTGTGAGAACGTGGAAACAATTTCAGTCAAAACTGGGGAACCAAGATCATCCTCCTTTGCAGAATATACTGCATGTTTCCTGCTACCCCTcgcatacattatctcattacaGCCTACAACAGAGTATCAGGGCAGATAAACTCACATCCACTCTGTTTGACAGagcagaaactgaagctcaaaataGTTGCAGACTCATCCAAGATCACAAAATTTAGTAGAGCCAGGCTTCCAATGTAGGTCTTTTCTTATTCTCAGGTGTCTCCACCCAAAGCTCCACACAACACTTTCCTACAATGGGTTTTGTGGATCCATCATCCAGGGAGGACTAGCCCAGTTTCAAATCAAACACTCCAGCACCTTGAGAGCCTTTTAAACCACAGGTGGGTACTGCAACCCACCATATACTGACCCATGCATCCTTGGGACATTGATGTAATATTTCTGTAGATTCAGGACTActtcatgatttcaaaataagttttggTCTTGTAGGAATTCCTGAGTAACTCATGCACATTGAGCCAGGATACTCTGCTCCCTTGGCAGCAAAACCAATCTGGACAAGAATACAAGCTaggctctttcattttcttcatcaaagGCCAACTTGGCCTCTGATCCTACTGGTATCCAAATGGAAAAGGAACCTAGAAAGTGATTTGGTACCAACAAAGAGTCAGGCACCCAATGTCCTCCGCAAGCTTATTATATTCCTTAGGCTATCAGCTTTCTGAGGTCAGGAAGTCTGTCCATCTTGCTCACCATCACACCCAGCACCAACATGGTACTTGGAAGATACaatttattaacaaatatttcttaggtGGACCAATATAATCCCCACAATACTGAAGAAGCCAGAACGTTGGCTATAAAGGTTACTGTGAGAAACCTCATTGCCCTCCAAAGCAGAGGGAAACAGTTTGTGAAAAGCTGTGTTTGAAGTCAGAATGACCTGGGTTTAGGTCTTGCCTCCCATTTTCCCACCTAATTAAATGGATATCTTATAGATATGTTCCACATTTCTGTAACTAATAGAATGTTTAGACTGGTGATACTTAAGATTGGAAAACATTAGATATATCCATTAATAAAGAACTGTTAGACAAATCTTGGTTCATTTATACATGGAACACAAGACAACTATTTAAGCCATTCAATCCTTGAACTTCCTCAGCATCCTTTTTCCCTGGGGATCCCATCTAGTATCATGGCTTTATGTACTTTGGGCACACAGGTGATCCTCAAATTCTTATCTTTATCCCTATCCAACTGACTACTGAATATCTCCAAGTGTATATCTAggaggcatctcaaacttaatgtATAAAAACCTTGGATGTTCTTGTTGGCATTATTATCCTCTCTctacctctcctctctctctctctctctctctctcacacacacacacacacacacacacacacttcattctCAAGTGTGCCTGGACCACAGTCTGCACTTATGTTGTCAATCTAATTAACTCAAGCAGGataacacacacactctctctctcacacacacacacacacacacacacttcattctCCAACAGTATTTTTTATCTCAGAAAACAGCAACTCAAATGTCAATCCCTTGGAGTCTTAGCTGCTCAAATATCATAAAGGCCTTCCCTAAACATACTACACAAATAGAACACCCTTGGCCATGTCCTTTCTCTCTTGATTTGCTTTACTTGACTCCCATGTGCTTATTACAAACTGGCATATATCTGTTTGTTGGATATTGTCTGTCACTGCCCACTAGAACGTTGTTTTGGGGAGGTCAGGGATTCCTGGTCCATATTGTTCACTGTGGTATTCCTACACAGCATATGGTAGGCCCCAAAATATCTGTTGAACTAATTAATTTAGAAGAATGATGGTAAATGAAAGTAACTGTGAGGTTCAATTATTGTTCATCCAATTGGATGAGCAaaaatttttcaggttttttaatACTGTTGGAGTGGGTGTGGGGTGCTGTATGTCCTTAGGCAAGTACTTTATTGGgagaattttatgatatgtgaattatatctcaataaagctatttgattaaaaagtaaaactaatgtCAAACACACAGACcatgagaggaagaagaaaggaaagttaacatttattaagcacctaataTGTGATAAGTGTTGTCGCACACACCCACAAATCTTTACACCAATCTTACAAGGTAGATTTTATTAACCTCACTGTACAGATGAGGGTATGGTCATCCTTCTACCATACTTCTGAAACCACCTCCACACTGGCCACTCAGATGCTGGAGGGATAGAGTTTGCTGAGGAAGGTCTTCTTCATGGCGTTCTTCAGCTCCTTGTTCCTGAGGCTGAAGATGATGGGGCTGAGGAAGGGAGTGAGGACTGTGTAGGTGGTGCCCATCAGGGTGTCTCCTTCCAGAGACTGGGTACCCTTGGGCTTGAGAGAGATGACAGAGGCAAAGCCATAGTGCAGGACCACCACGGTGAGGTGGGACGCACATGTGGAGAAGGCCTTGTGCCGGCCCTCGGCTGAGGGGATCCTCAAGATGGCGGCCACGATGAAGGCATAAGACAGAAGGATGAGGAGACAGCAGCCCAGCAGGGCTGAGATACACACCAGGCCTACGTCCATGGCCACGGTGGAGACGTTCCCACAGGCCAACTTCAGAAGAGGCGGCACATGGCAGCCAAAATAGTGATTCTCATTAGACCCACAGAAAATGAGTTTGAAAATGGCTGATGTCACCACTAACCCAACAACTGAGCCACCAACCCAGGACCAGGCCACCAGGCAGGCACAGCCACAGAGACTCATGAGCACATTGTAGCGCAGGGGGTGGCAGATGGCCACGTAGCGGTCATAGTACATGACAGTGAAGAGGAAGGAGTGGGTGAAGCCAAACGTGAAGGAGAAGAACATTTGGCTGGCACAAGCCGTGAGGGCAATGGAGCGGTCGGTGGAGAGCAAGTCAGCCAGCATGCGTGGGATGATTGCAAAGGTGTAGAGGACCTCAGAGATGGAGACGGCACACAGGAAGAGGTACATGGACGTGTGGAGGCTGGTCTCCCTCCAGATGGTGGCCATGATGAGCAGGTTCCCCAGCGGCATGAACAGGTACATCAACAGGAAGAGCAAGAAGAACATCAGCTGAAGGTGGGGGAAGGTGGAGAAGCCGATGAGGATGAATTCAGACAATGACATATAGTTTAGCCTCAAAATAGCAGCCATACCTgttgagggagagagggagggattcTCATGGGTAGGAGCTCAGAGTCTCTAATGAGCCCTCTTCAGGACTTCCTGGAGAGGCTCCTTCACCACTTCAAGCCATGGTTAGTCCATCTGCAAAATAGTGttcaagggatttccctggtggcgcaatgggtaagaatctgtctgccaatgcaggggacgcgggttcgatccctggtccgggaagatccaacatgctgtggagcaactaagcctgtgtaccacaactactgagcctgtgctctagagcccatgagtcacaactactgaaggcggcgcaccctagagcctgtgctccgcaacaagagaagccactgcaatgagaagcccatgcagcaacgaagacccaatgcagccaaaaaaaataaacaaactgtgttcATAATAATAGTCTGCCTTGAAGTTTAAATAGAATCATGCATCTAAGGTGCTTAGCACAGGTCCTGGTACATAGTGTGaattaaatagattatttttattattactattttaaaatcccAGTGATAGGCGGTGATGGTCTCCCTTCTCCACTTGTGGACTGACTCCCCACTTCAGAGCTCACCattgcctctaggtatttttccaaaaagaaatgtaaaattaaggaaaaaggcaaaaatccaatcttttgaaagaaattatgTTGGGAtccctaataaaaatttttaattggaaatatCTCTTGCTTATTGGAGTTCCGTCTTTGCAAATCCTGTGCTCACCACACTCAGCATGCTGCCTATACTCTGGGCTATCTGCAAGTCTTAATATTAAGTGGaggcttttttttattttttattttttattttttattttttttttttgtggtatgtgggcctccccctgccgcggcctctcccgttgcggagcacaggctccggacgcgcaggctcagcggccatggctcacgggcccagccgctccgcggcatgtgggatcctcccagaccggggcgcgaacccggttcccctgcatcggcaggcggacgcgcaaccactgcgccaccagggaagcccctaagtggaggcttttttcccatttttatacaAAACTCTACCATGTTATCCACATGAATTCAAAAAATTTGAGAAGTTGTTTTaaaacagtgctttaaaaaaaaccctgcattACGTTGGTCCCTCAATCTTTTTgagcctttgttttctcatcactAAAAGGAAATTGATCCTAATAATCCCTAGCTGACAAGCATTCAAGATTATGCACATAATGTGTCTTCCATGGCATCTGAAATCAAGAAGTTAAGattgaccacctagaagggtgggatagggaggatgggagggagacgcaagaaggaggagatatggggatatatgtatatgtttagctgattcactttgttatacagcagaaactaacacaccatagtaaagcaattataatccaataaagatgtttaaaaaaaaaagattacattctATTGGAGGAAAACAGTCagtaaacaaatacacaaatttaaaaaaaaaaaagattgacaacAGGTATAAATGACCAGAATCAGATTCTCTTACAATATAGCATCTTATGGTTGCATGTCTCTTTTAATTGAGGAACTTAATTCATTTACCTTTTGGTAATTACTGTTGTTTTCAGACTTAATTATGTCACTTTATTTAATACCTGAGCTAAGATATATGTTAATATACCTAGCTAAtatatacgtatacttatatatgtatatttaacatatacaaacacacaaaaacatgcacacaGTCCTATTCATTACACCAAACACacccaaaagcaaacaaacaaacaaacaaaaaccacctaAAAACATGGAATTGTTCTTGAAAAGGACCTTGTGTAAGGCCATAAAGGAAGTCTAGGTAAATTCCCAAGTGCCAATATTGCAAAGACCCAGGGTATCTGACCACAttgcaataaaatggaaattaataagAAGAGGATACCTGAAAGTTCACATATATTTTTGAACACAATTTTAGATTGTGTCTTTGACATTGCCGTAGTAACACATAACTCACTAATCTTTGagataaaaggaaattaagaaatagtaagaacaggggcttccctggtggcgcagtggttgagaatctgcctgccaatgcaggggacacgggttcgagccctggtctgggaagatcccacatgctgcggagcaactaagcccgtgagtcacaactactgagcctgcgcgtctggaacctgtgctccacaacaagaggttacgacagtgagaggcccgcgcaccgcgatgaagagtggcccccactcggcgcaactagagaaacccacacacagaaacgaagacccaatacagccaaaaataaataaataaataattttttaaaaaaagaaatagtaagaacagaatgataaagaaaagttgaaataacAACTAAATGAGATGGCTTGTgtcctggaatagaaaaaaaaaggatattagtgtaaaaactggaaaaattcaaGTAAGATCTATAATTTGCTATATAGTACTAGGCAAATGTTAGTTTCTTGGGTCTGATCATTGTGCTGGCGTTCTGCAAGATGCTGACATTAGAGGAAATGGGTAAGGGGATCACAagaattttctgtattatttttgaaacttttttgtaagtttaaaattaatttttaaaaaaagttttaaaaaaacaagctacCATTCAAAGGAACACAAAAACTCTCAAGTATCTAGGAATTAATTTAAGCAAATGCACACAAGCCTCCACAAAGAACAATTAAACCTCTAATTATAGAAAACATGGTAGATGATATAAATAGGCAGATTAAATGGGAAGACAATATCATAGCTGTTAATTCTCCCCTAAATTTAATCTATACATTCAATGTACTGTATTCTTCTCAAAAAAATCCAGTTGAATTCTTTAAGATGTTAAACTTATTATACAATTTCTATTAAAGAATAATGATCCATGAATAATTAGATCAACCTTGAAGTAAAGCGTGAAAGGAGGTGGGGGGCGATTGCCTTCTAAGATGGTGAGGCATTCTGCAAAGGCTTGCAAATAAAGCAGTGCAGGATTAGTGCAAGGACAGATAAATAGACCAGGAGTTCAGAATAGAGACATCAGACATGTAGCCATATATGGTTAAAGTCATACTACAAATCATTCAGGAAAAGACAAATTGTTTAGGGGATGCTGTTGAAGAAAGTATATCTCtatctaaataaaaacaaaactatactcTCAATAACTCTACAAAAAGAGAATCAAGATGAATTAATAACCTAACTGTGAAGGATAAAAACAGTTAATGAAAGAAAGTATGGTAGGATCTTTGCGACCTAAGAACaggaaatgacttttttaaaagaaacaaaaagcaaaaaccttaaattaaaaagactaattCCATTACTTCAAAATTATGAATCATATTAGCAAAGAGCATCACAGATGAAGTTAATAGATGACAGAGACCAAGAAGATATTTGCCCTATTAAATAAGTTCTATATATCTGCTGTACATCATAGAACGTGTAGTGAACAATATGACAATAggcacttaaaaatttaagaaatagacaacgatattgtactataattttttttttttttttttttttgtggtatgcgggcctccccctgccgcggcctctcccgttgcggagcacaggctccggacgcgcaggctcagcggccatggctcacgggcccagccgctccgcggcacgtgggatccccccagaccggggcgcgaacccggttcccctgcatcggcaggcggacgcgcaaccactgcgccaccagggaagcccctgtactaTAATTATTAAACTTGCTAAGGGACTAGATCTTAATTATACCcaccaaaaaatgaaatgataataaGGTGAGGTGATAGAGGTTCTCACTATTGTTACaaggcaatcatattacaatatgtaaatatatcagATATATACCTACTGtgcaccttaaatttatacaatgtatattatatgtcaaatataattcagtaaaaaagaacttgttggacttccctggtggcgcagtggttgagagtccgcctgccgatgcaggggacacgggttcgtgccccggtccgggaggatcccacatgccgcggagcggctgggcccgtgagccatggccgctgagcctgcgcgtccggagcctgtgctccgcaacgggagaggcacaacagtgagaggcccgcgtaccgaaaaaaaa from Physeter macrocephalus isolate SW-GA chromosome 2, ASM283717v5, whole genome shotgun sequence encodes the following:
- the LOC102977781 gene encoding olfactory receptor 10H1-like, whose amino-acid sequence is MAAILRLNYMSLSEFILIGFSTFPHLQLMFFLLFLLMYLFMPLGNLLIMATIWRETSLHTSMYLFLCAVSISEVLYTFAIIPRMLADLLSTDRSIALTACASQMFFSFTFGFTHSFLFTVMYYDRYVAICHPLRYNVLMSLCGCACLVAWSWVGGSVVGLVVTSAIFKLIFCGSNENHYFGCHVPPLLKLACGNVSTVAMDVGLVCISALLGCCLLILLSYAFIVAAILRIPSAEGRHKAFSTCASHLTVVVLHYGFASVISLKPKGTQSLEGDTLMGTTYTVLTPFLSPIIFSLRNKELKNAMKKTFLSKLYPSSI